Proteins from a genomic interval of Nitrospinota bacterium:
- a CDS encoding EutN/CcmL family microcompartment protein, with protein sequence MHLGKVIGTVVASQKTETLKGVKLLLVQPVNDRLQPKGEPQVMVDSNMQAGPGTIVSWIAGREAMHTCPHNDGPVDAGIVGIVDEPLNRETRL encoded by the coding sequence ATGCATTTAGGCAAAGTGATCGGCACGGTGGTCGCCTCGCAAAAGACGGAAACCCTCAAGGGGGTGAAACTGCTGCTGGTGCAGCCGGTCAACGACCGGCTCCAGCCCAAGGGGGAGCCGCAGGTGATGGTGGATTCAAACATGCAGGCCGGGCCGGGAACCATTGTTTCGTGGATTGCGGGGCGCGAGGCGATGCACACCTGCCCGCACAACGACGGACCGGTGGACGCCGGCATCGTCGGCATCGTGGACGAACCGCTCAACAGGGAGACACGCCTATGA
- a CDS encoding SLBB domain-containing protein yields MNLIELVREAGVVGAGGAGFPTHVKLAARVDTVLANGAECEPLLYSDQFVMESNAEEIVDGLRHVMRQTGASRGLLCVKEKYHDATARFEKLIAGEKGMELFPLGNFYPSGDEQVLVYETTGRIVPEAGIPLNVGVVVQNVATLANIARAAKGEAVTDKVITVGGEIKNPGVHRVPLGASLADIIAGCGGPLIDDYAVLLNGPMMGRLADPEKEVVTKTTAGLFILPKDNPHVARLNRPLAADIRLSRGACEQCRYCTDLCPRSLNGHALEPHAIMRVINEQREPEAATVLNAFLCCECGVCDLFACPIALSPRRFFRDFKRSLSERGIRFTPEKKELKADTYRAVRRVPKDKLTRRLALSKYEIKPAYHGTLWDMPAVSLPLSMHLGAPAQPVVKTGDKVKRGQKIASIPEGKLGAAIHASIAGTVTKVNGFIRIEK; encoded by the coding sequence ATGAACCTCATCGAACTGGTGCGGGAAGCGGGGGTTGTGGGCGCCGGGGGCGCGGGCTTTCCCACGCACGTCAAACTCGCCGCGCGGGTCGATACCGTGCTGGCGAACGGCGCGGAGTGCGAACCGCTCCTGTATTCCGACCAGTTCGTGATGGAATCGAACGCCGAAGAAATCGTCGACGGCCTGCGCCACGTGATGCGCCAGACCGGCGCTTCGCGCGGCCTGCTCTGCGTGAAAGAAAAATATCACGATGCCACCGCCCGTTTTGAAAAACTGATCGCGGGGGAAAAGGGGATGGAGCTTTTTCCCCTAGGCAATTTCTATCCCTCCGGCGACGAACAGGTGCTGGTGTATGAAACCACCGGCCGCATCGTGCCGGAAGCGGGGATACCGCTGAACGTCGGCGTGGTGGTGCAGAACGTCGCCACCCTGGCCAACATCGCGCGCGCCGCAAAAGGGGAAGCGGTAACGGACAAAGTGATAACCGTCGGCGGCGAAATAAAAAACCCCGGTGTCCACCGCGTCCCGCTTGGCGCATCGCTGGCCGATATCATCGCCGGCTGCGGCGGGCCGCTGATTGACGATTACGCGGTGCTGCTGAACGGCCCCATGATGGGCCGCCTCGCCGATCCCGAAAAAGAGGTGGTGACGAAAACCACCGCGGGCCTCTTCATCCTTCCAAAAGACAATCCACATGTGGCGCGGTTGAACCGCCCGCTGGCCGCCGACATCCGCCTCTCGCGCGGGGCGTGCGAGCAATGCCGTTACTGCACCGACCTCTGCCCGCGCTCCCTCAACGGCCACGCGCTGGAGCCGCATGCCATCATGCGGGTGATAAACGAACAACGCGAGCCGGAGGCAGCGACGGTGCTCAACGCGTTCCTCTGCTGCGAGTGCGGCGTTTGCGATCTTTTCGCCTGCCCCATCGCGCTTTCGCCGCGCCGGTTTTTCCGAGATTTTAAAAGGAGTCTTTCCGAACGCGGCATCCGGTTTACGCCGGAAAAAAAGGAACTAAAGGCCGATACCTACCGCGCGGTGCGCCGTGTGCCGAAAGACAAGCTCACCCGGCGGCTGGCGTTGTCGAAGTACGAAATCAAGCCCGCCTATCACGGCACGCTATGGGATATGCCCGCCGTGAGCCTGCCCCTATCGATGCATCTTGGCGCGCCCGCGCAGCCGGTGGTGAAGACGGGGGACAAAGTGAAGCGGGGCCAAAAGATCGCATCCATCCCGGAAGGCAAGCTGGGGGCGGCCATACACGCCTCCATCGCCGGCACCGTGACGAAGGTGAACGGATTCATAAGGATTGAAAAATGA
- a CDS encoding EutN/CcmL family microcompartment protein — MMFGRITGTVVASRKDEKLEGLKLLLVQQVDAYGKITNNYVVAADSVGAGKGEVVLFATGSSARQTTQTEGRPVDAVIMAIVDTWEINGEVMYDKYAADIGIK, encoded by the coding sequence ATGATGTTCGGCAGAATAACCGGCACCGTGGTCGCCTCCCGCAAGGACGAGAAACTGGAGGGATTGAAACTCCTTCTCGTCCAGCAGGTGGACGCCTACGGCAAGATCACGAACAACTACGTGGTGGCCGCCGACAGCGTGGGCGCGGGCAAAGGGGAAGTCGTTCTCTTCGCCACCGGCTCGTCCGCGCGGCAGACCACGCAGACCGAGGGAAGGCCCGTCGACGCCGTCATCATGGCGATCGTCGATACGTGGGAAATCAACGGCGAGGTGATGTACGACAAGTACGCCGCCGATATCGGAATAAAATAA
- a CDS encoding MoaD/ThiS family protein, with protein sequence MAVNVRIPTPLQKLTGGKGDVSASGATVKDVIDQMESNYPGFKEKLYNEDGELRRFINIYINEEDIRFLDSDSSSVKDGDTISIIPAIAGGY encoded by the coding sequence ATGGCTGTTAATGTGAGAATACCAACACCGTTGCAAAAGCTTACCGGTGGGAAAGGTGATGTATCTGCAAGCGGGGCAACGGTTAAAGATGTAATTGACCAAATGGAAAGTAATTATCCAGGTTTCAAAGAGAAACTTTATAACGAGGATGGAGAGCTTCGCCGATTCATTAATATTTATATAAATGAAGAAGATATCAGGTTTCTCGACTCCGATAGCTCGTCAGTTAAGGATGGAGACACTATTTCCATCATTCCGGCAATAGCGGGCGGGTATTGA
- the eutM gene encoding ethanolamine utilization microcompartment protein EutM, translating to MAEALGLIETKGFTGMVEASDAMVKAARVELVGYEKIGGGFVTAIVRGDVAAVKAATEAGARAAEKVGELVSVHVIPRPHANIDLVLPLGRLEEARKETKGQKG from the coding sequence ATGGCTGAAGCGCTTGGATTGATAGAAACAAAAGGATTTACCGGGATGGTGGAGGCCTCCGACGCGATGGTGAAAGCCGCGCGCGTTGAGCTGGTCGGTTACGAAAAGATCGGCGGCGGTTTCGTCACCGCCATCGTCCGGGGCGACGTTGCCGCGGTGAAGGCCGCCACCGAAGCGGGCGCGCGCGCCGCCGAAAAAGTGGGCGAGCTGGTGAGCGTTCACGTCATTCCGCGCCCGCACGCCAACATCGATCTCGTGCTGCCGCTCGGCCGCCTGGAAGAAGCCCGCAAGGAAACCAAAGGGCAGAAGGGCTAA
- a CDS encoding threonine synthase produces the protein MGFVNGLKCRECGKPYKVEPKYVCEECFGPLEVDYNYGEIRKSITKEKILSRPPNMWRYKELLPIEGEPAVKLSVGYTPLVHCKNLGKAWGMPNLYIKNDAVNHPTLSFKDRVVSTAISKAIEFGYDTVGCASTGNLANSVSAIAAHAGLKAVVLVPSDLEAGKIIGTQVYKPKLVKVLGNYDDVNRLCTEITSKYNIAFVNINIRVFYGDGSKSYGHEIAEQLGWKAPDQVIVPIAGSSLITKIYRAFKEFEMLGFIPEVKTRVFGAQATGCSPVTTAVKDGKKNFKPQKPSTIARSIAIGNPADGYYGIKTINESGGWAEDVSDEELVAGIKILAEHEGVFTETAGGVTVAVTKKLLDQKRLDPNAVTVMCITGNGLKTQEVLHGKVDEPPIIHPRLEEFQKIYK, from the coding sequence ATGGGATTTGTTAATGGCCTGAAATGCCGCGAATGCGGTAAACCGTACAAAGTCGAACCGAAGTACGTTTGCGAAGAGTGCTTTGGGCCGCTCGAGGTGGATTACAACTACGGCGAAATACGGAAATCCATCACCAAGGAAAAGATACTTTCGCGTCCGCCCAACATGTGGCGTTACAAAGAGCTTCTCCCCATTGAGGGCGAGCCGGCCGTAAAGCTTTCCGTCGGCTACACGCCGCTTGTCCACTGCAAAAATCTCGGCAAGGCGTGGGGGATGCCGAACCTCTACATCAAAAACGACGCGGTGAATCACCCCACCCTTTCGTTCAAGGACCGCGTGGTTTCCACCGCGATCTCCAAGGCGATTGAGTTCGGCTATGACACCGTTGGCTGCGCCAGCACCGGCAACTTGGCCAACTCCGTGTCGGCCATCGCCGCGCACGCGGGGCTCAAGGCGGTCGTGCTGGTTCCCTCCGACCTGGAAGCGGGTAAAATCATCGGCACGCAGGTTTACAAGCCGAAGCTCGTGAAGGTTTTGGGCAACTACGACGATGTGAACCGGCTTTGCACCGAGATCACCTCGAAATACAACATCGCCTTCGTGAACATCAACATCCGCGTTTTCTACGGCGATGGAAGCAAGAGCTACGGCCACGAGATCGCCGAACAGCTTGGTTGGAAAGCGCCGGACCAGGTGATCGTTCCGATCGCCGGTTCGTCCCTCATCACGAAGATTTACCGCGCGTTTAAAGAATTTGAAATGCTCGGCTTCATTCCCGAAGTGAAGACGCGGGTTTTTGGCGCGCAAGCGACCGGTTGCTCTCCCGTCACCACCGCGGTGAAGGACGGAAAGAAAAACTTCAAACCGCAAAAGCCGAGCACCATCGCCCGATCCATCGCCATCGGCAATCCGGCCGACGGGTACTACGGTATCAAGACGATCAACGAATCGGGCGGCTGGGCCGAAGACGTGAGCGATGAAGAATTGGTGGCCGGCATAAAAATTCTCGCCGAGCACGAAGGGGTTTTTACCGAAACCGCCGGCGGGGTAACGGTGGCCGTCACCAAGAAACTTTTGGATCAAAAGCGGCTCGATCCTAACGCCGTTACCGTTATGTGCATAACCGGAAATGGGTTAAAGACCCAAGAGGTGCTCCATGGGAAGGTGGATGAACCGCCGATAATCCACCCAAGACTTGAAGAGTTCCAAAAAATATATAAATAA
- a CDS encoding sulfurtransferase TusA family protein — translation MKADATLDIKGEVCPYTFVHSKLALEDLAPGQILEVITDHKPATLNVPRSVEAEGHKVLEISQINGTDWKMVFQKKS, via the coding sequence ATGAAAGCCGACGCCACCCTCGACATCAAAGGGGAAGTTTGCCCCTATACCTTCGTCCACTCGAAGTTGGCGCTTGAGGATTTGGCCCCCGGCCAAATCCTGGAAGTGATAACCGACCACAAGCCGGCCACGCTGAACGTGCCGCGCAGCGTGGAAGCCGAAGGCCACAAAGTTCTGGAAATCTCCCAGATCAACGGCACCGACTGGAAAATGGTCTTCCAGAAAAAATCCTGA
- a CDS encoding EutN/CcmL family microcompartment protein: MKFCKVVGNITTSHQEPIYRGAKIMIVQPLDAELKPQGETFLSCDFVQAGPGDIVLVETEGNAARQLFLNPNGAVHSVIVGIVDEVSREN; encoded by the coding sequence ATGAAATTCTGCAAAGTTGTCGGCAACATCACCACGTCGCACCAGGAGCCGATATACCGGGGAGCGAAGATAATGATCGTGCAACCGCTGGATGCGGAGCTGAAACCGCAGGGCGAGACGTTCCTCTCGTGCGATTTCGTGCAGGCCGGTCCCGGCGATATCGTGCTGGTGGAGACCGAGGGAAACGCCGCCCGCCAGCTTTTTTTGAACCCGAACGGCGCGGTGCATTCCGTGATCGTCGGCATTGTGGATGAGGTGAGCCGTGAAAACTGA
- the moeB gene encoding molybdopterin-synthase adenylyltransferase MoeB, whose translation MKFTPEQVKRYARHIILPEVGGKGQEKLLNAKVLLLGAGGLGSPLALYLAAAGIGNLGIIDFDVVDNSNLQRQIIHGTADIGRLKVDSAKDKINGLNPDVKVTIYNTRLDSTNVLDIFKDWDIIADGCDNFPTRYLVNDACVLLGKTNVHGSIFRFEGQVTVFKSPEGPCYRCMYPEPPPPGMVPSCQEAGVLGVLPGVVGNLQAVEVIKQILGIGESMIGKLLLYDALKAETRKLRVRKDPKCPLCGEHKTITTLIDYEQFCGVPIGHEG comes from the coding sequence ATGAAGTTCACACCGGAACAGGTTAAGCGATATGCCAGGCATATCATTCTCCCGGAAGTTGGGGGGAAGGGGCAGGAAAAACTGCTGAACGCCAAGGTTCTTCTCCTTGGCGCCGGGGGACTTGGTTCACCTCTTGCCCTTTACTTGGCCGCCGCCGGCATCGGCAACCTCGGCATTATCGATTTTGACGTGGTTGACAACTCAAACCTCCAGCGGCAGATCATTCATGGCACCGCGGACATCGGCCGGCTTAAAGTCGATTCGGCAAAGGACAAAATCAACGGGCTGAACCCCGATGTGAAAGTGACCATCTACAACACGCGGCTCGACAGCACCAACGTGCTTGATATTTTCAAGGACTGGGACATCATCGCCGACGGGTGCGACAACTTTCCGACCCGCTATCTGGTGAACGACGCGTGCGTGTTGCTCGGCAAAACGAACGTGCATGGATCCATTTTCCGGTTTGAGGGACAGGTGACCGTTTTCAAATCACCCGAAGGGCCCTGCTACCGCTGCATGTACCCGGAGCCTCCGCCGCCCGGCATGGTGCCGAGCTGCCAGGAGGCCGGCGTGCTTGGCGTTTTGCCCGGCGTTGTCGGTAACCTGCAGGCGGTCGAAGTCATCAAACAGATACTCGGCATCGGCGAATCGATGATCGGCAAGCTGCTGCTCTACGACGCATTGAAGGCTGAAACGCGGAAGCTGCGGGTGCGCAAAGACCCGAAGTGCCCGCTGTGCGGCGAACACAAGACGATCACCACGCTGATCGACTACGAACAGTTTTGCGGAGTGCCGATTGGACACGAAGGATAA
- a CDS encoding BMC domain-containing protein: MIKEPALALLELRSIARGIKTCDEVMKKADVQLLDARSLCPGKYMVLFAGAVSPVEESFRQGVAIGDDMMVDELFLPNAHPQLIPAMEACAVAPAVDALAVFETFTVASCILAADAAAKGANIFLIEMRLANGLGGKSFFTMTGEIAEIEAAADFAKKAIAHLAAMVAVEIIPRPHKDLILKVT, from the coding sequence ATGATTAAAGAACCGGCGCTGGCGCTTCTTGAGCTCCGCTCCATCGCGCGCGGGATAAAAACCTGCGACGAGGTGATGAAAAAAGCTGATGTGCAGCTGCTCGACGCGCGGTCGCTCTGCCCCGGCAAATACATGGTGCTCTTCGCCGGTGCGGTTTCCCCCGTGGAAGAAAGTTTCCGGCAGGGCGTCGCCATCGGTGATGACATGATGGTGGACGAGCTTTTCCTGCCGAACGCGCATCCGCAACTCATACCGGCGATGGAGGCCTGCGCCGTTGCCCCCGCGGTGGACGCGCTGGCGGTGTTTGAAACGTTCACCGTCGCGTCCTGCATCCTCGCCGCCGACGCCGCGGCGAAGGGGGCCAACATATTTTTGATCGAGATGCGGCTTGCCAACGGCCTTGGGGGCAAATCGTTTTTCACCATGACCGGCGAAATAGCGGAGATAGAGGCCGCCGCCGATTTCGCCAAAAAAGCGATAGCGCATCTGGCGGCGATGGTGGCGGTGGAGATCATTCCCCGCCCGCACAAAGACCTTATTTTGAAGGTGACGTGA
- a CDS encoding cysteine synthase family protein, which produces MKATQLPPYLRVPVITAYEEAVLDRIGNTPLLKIQNIVKDFGNKDIEIYAKAEWTNPAGSVKARPALRMVRDGLASGAFKRGMELIDSTSGNTGVAYALIGRILGFKVNLVLPGNVCKARKGIMARQFKANLILSDPMEQSDGAIKLCRKLYEENRDKYFMPDQYNNPSNWMAHRDTTAREIYEQTQGRVTHFLAGIGTSGTLMGTTRGLKALKPAVKAYAVEPAETLHGIEGLKHMDSSIVPGIYDISVYDEKISITTDEAYHMVSRIEEEEGLLVGTSSGAALAAAMKLAARIDKGTLVIIFPDSCEECVIAHGEF; this is translated from the coding sequence ATGAAAGCGACCCAACTGCCCCCGTACCTGCGGGTGCCGGTTATCACCGCATACGAAGAGGCGGTGCTCGACCGTATCGGCAATACCCCGTTGCTCAAAATCCAGAACATCGTCAAGGATTTCGGCAACAAGGATATCGAAATATACGCCAAGGCGGAGTGGACCAATCCGGCCGGCAGCGTGAAAGCCCGCCCGGCGCTGCGGATGGTGCGCGACGGCTTGGCCAGCGGCGCCTTCAAGCGCGGCATGGAGCTGATCGATTCCACCAGCGGCAACACCGGCGTGGCGTACGCCCTTATCGGGCGGATCCTCGGCTTCAAGGTGAACCTCGTCCTCCCCGGCAACGTCTGCAAGGCGCGCAAGGGAATCATGGCGAGGCAGTTCAAGGCGAACTTGATCCTTTCCGACCCGATGGAGCAATCCGACGGCGCGATCAAGCTCTGCCGGAAGCTGTATGAGGAAAACCGGGACAAGTACTTTATGCCCGACCAGTACAACAATCCCTCAAACTGGATGGCGCACCGCGACACCACCGCCCGCGAAATATACGAGCAGACCCAGGGACGGGTGACGCATTTTCTGGCGGGCATCGGCACATCGGGCACGCTGATGGGGACCACCCGCGGGCTTAAGGCGCTCAAGCCGGCGGTGAAAGCGTATGCCGTCGAACCGGCGGAAACGCTGCACGGCATCGAAGGGTTGAAGCACATGGACAGCTCAATCGTGCCGGGCATCTACGACATCTCGGTTTATGATGAAAAGATTTCCATCACCACCGACGAGGCGTACCATATGGTGAGCCGCATCGAAGAGGAAGAAGGGCTGCTGGTCGGCACCTCCTCCGGCGCGGCGCTGGCGGCGGCGATGAAGCTGGCGGCGCGCATCGACAAAGGGACGCTGGTCATAATCTTCCCCGATAGCTGCGAAGAGTGCGTTATCGCGCACGGGGAATTTTAG
- a CDS encoding MurR/RpiR family transcriptional regulator encodes MANPAVSDLSDHRGLLVRLRGIRPSLKNAERLVADLFLKHPAKVLGYTVAEAAAHAHVSEATVIRFCRTLGFEGYQDIKFQIARELVVPSRSFTGEEVIEGDTPGEVMQKVFAFNVQTLQETLEVLDAAALERASDLLDKADKILVIGVGTSGANVQDAYNKLFRLGLNVVAQSDSHLQMMEASLLGPNGAVLAITHSGRTRDPVETLAVARQAGAKTVVITSNPRSPVAAQADVVLLTSSRETAFRGEAIASRLAQMSIVDALYTLIRIKGRGRAIAAEKKIEAVIGQKQIL; translated from the coding sequence ATGGCGAATCCGGCGGTTTCCGATCTCTCCGATCACCGAGGGCTGCTCGTACGTCTCCGCGGCATTCGCCCCTCGCTCAAAAACGCCGAGCGGCTTGTCGCCGATCTCTTTTTAAAACATCCCGCCAAAGTACTGGGCTACACCGTCGCCGAAGCGGCCGCGCACGCGCATGTAAGTGAAGCAACCGTTATCCGCTTTTGCCGCACGCTCGGTTTTGAGGGATATCAGGACATCAAATTCCAGATCGCGCGCGAGCTGGTCGTCCCGTCCCGCTCATTCACCGGCGAAGAGGTGATAGAAGGGGATACGCCCGGTGAAGTCATGCAGAAGGTTTTTGCTTTCAACGTGCAAACGCTGCAGGAAACGCTTGAGGTGTTGGATGCCGCCGCGCTTGAGCGGGCATCCGATCTATTGGACAAGGCGGATAAAATCCTCGTCATCGGCGTCGGCACTTCCGGCGCGAACGTGCAGGACGCCTATAACAAGCTCTTCCGCCTCGGCCTCAATGTGGTGGCGCAAAGCGACTCCCATTTGCAAATGATGGAGGCCTCGCTGCTGGGGCCGAACGGCGCGGTGCTGGCGATCACCCATTCCGGCCGCACGCGTGACCCGGTGGAGACGCTGGCGGTGGCGCGGCAGGCGGGCGCCAAAACGGTGGTCATCACCAGCAACCCGCGCTCCCCCGTGGCGGCGCAGGCCGACGTGGTGCTGCTGACCTCCTCGCGCGAGACCGCCTTTCGCGGCGAAGCTATCGCCTCGCGCCTGGCGCAGATGAGCATCGTGGATGCGCTGTACACCCTCATACGGATAAAAGGCCGCGGGCGCGCCATCGCCGCGGAAAAAAAGATAGAAGCGGTCATAGGACAGAAACAGATTTTGTAA
- a CDS encoding DUF4258 domain-containing protein gives MKDIGQIRWQIQAGQFEFSRHAFLRAVERNISEQEIRFAGAMAEIIEEYPDDKYSPSALLLGFTEKGVEIDGPQHTVNFIIGGSGEEAVRHRHGGNV, from the coding sequence ATGAAGGATATTGGCCAAATACGCTGGCAAATTCAGGCGGGACAGTTCGAGTTCAGCCGACATGCGTTTCTCCGGGCGGTCGAGCGCAATATCAGCGAGCAAGAGATTCGCTTCGCCGGGGCTATGGCGGAGATCATCGAAGAATACCCCGACGACAAGTATTCACCAAGCGCGCTTCTTCTCGGATTCACCGAAAAAGGTGTTGAGATCGATGGCCCGCAACACACGGTGAATTTCATAATCGGTGGGAGCGGTGAAGAAGCTGTCCGGCACCGCCACGGCGGGAATGTTTAA
- a CDS encoding DsrE family protein, whose product MKKIAVLFTGLPLGTNHAGEKLRMSLGLMLNDGNEVHLLFMGNGRRALEKLDEAAAHMHPVNKHVAMLARLGARFHVEDGGGFGYLPEVAAKMKIIQAPEAGALINDADAFIH is encoded by the coding sequence ATGAAAAAGATTGCCGTGCTCTTTACCGGTTTGCCGCTTGGCACGAATCACGCCGGCGAAAAACTGCGGATGAGCCTCGGCCTTATGCTGAACGACGGGAACGAAGTGCATCTGCTTTTTATGGGGAACGGGCGGCGCGCGCTGGAAAAGCTGGATGAGGCGGCCGCGCACATGCATCCGGTGAACAAGCACGTGGCGATGCTGGCCCGGCTGGGGGCGCGTTTCCACGTTGAAGACGGCGGCGGTTTCGGCTACCTCCCGGAGGTGGCCGCGAAAATGAAGATTATCCAAGCGCCGGAGGCCGGCGCGCTGATCAACGATGCCGATGCATTTATACATTGA
- a CDS encoding BMC domain-containing protein produces the protein MMITLRTYVFLDSLQPQLATFIGSTAKGFPPVPGNASLFVEIAPGLAINRILDIALKATKVQPAVQIVERAYGLLEIHEQDKGEVMSAGKAILDYLEVKESDRIKPHLASNEIIRSVEPYQCQLINRNRGGSMILPGESLFILETEPAGYVIYAANEAEKAANIKLIEVRPFGALGRLYLSGPESEIDSAAEAAMKAMNSLEGIPLKGAKKE, from the coding sequence ATGATGATAACCCTTCGGACGTATGTGTTCCTCGACAGCCTGCAGCCGCAGCTTGCCACGTTCATCGGCAGCACGGCGAAAGGTTTCCCCCCGGTGCCGGGAAACGCTTCCCTCTTCGTTGAGATCGCGCCGGGGCTGGCGATCAACCGCATTCTCGACATCGCCCTGAAGGCGACCAAGGTGCAGCCCGCCGTGCAGATAGTCGAACGCGCCTACGGCCTCCTTGAAATACACGAACAGGACAAGGGAGAGGTCATGTCGGCCGGCAAGGCGATTCTGGATTACCTTGAGGTGAAGGAATCCGACCGCATCAAGCCGCACCTCGCCAGCAACGAGATCATCCGCTCCGTCGAGCCGTATCAGTGTCAGTTGATCAACCGCAACCGCGGCGGCAGCATGATCCTCCCCGGCGAGAGCCTCTTCATACTGGAAACGGAACCGGCGGGCTACGTCATCTACGCCGCGAACGAAGCGGAAAAAGCGGCCAACATAAAGCTTATCGAGGTGCGCCCGTTCGGCGCCCTCGGGCGGCTCTACCTCTCCGGGCCGGAATCGGAGATCGATTCGGCGGCGGAAGCGGCGATGAAAGCGATGAACAGCCTTGAAGGAATTCCCCTCAAGGGCGCGAAAAAAGAGTAA
- a CDS encoding aldehyde dehydrogenase EutE, translating to MQFGEEQIAAAVERVAKRLAATGALSGPARASAPAQMSGMGVFATIADAVSAATAALRSLGSMPLEARGRMIEAMRRAALANVGQLARMAVDETGLGRYEHKLIKNRLAITKTPGIEILETEAWTGDNGLTLLERAAYGVIGSITPCTNPTETIINNAIGMIAAGNAVVVNAHPTAKKVTLFTIDLLNRAIVEAGGPPNLIATVAVPTIASANELMKHPGIALLVVTGGPAVVGAAMASGKKVIAAGPGNPPVVVDETADLANAARCIVEGASFDNNIVCIVEKEIIAVEAIADKLLAELKKSGAYILNAQQLRRLEKKIINRAPARGGDHGEVNKDWVGKDARLILQSIDIDVKDDIRLIVAEASKDDPIVQMELLMPVVGFVRAANVNNAIDIAVEVEHGFRHTAVMHSKNIDNLSRMARAVNTSIFVKNAPSFAGLGAGGEGYTSFTIASPTGEGLTTARHFSRERRCTLKDSFRII from the coding sequence ATGCAATTCGGTGAAGAGCAGATTGCCGCCGCCGTGGAGCGGGTGGCCAAGCGGCTTGCCGCAACCGGCGCGTTAAGCGGCCCCGCGCGCGCATCGGCCCCCGCGCAAATGTCCGGCATGGGGGTGTTCGCCACCATCGCCGATGCGGTCTCGGCGGCAACGGCGGCCTTACGCTCGCTCGGCTCGATGCCGCTGGAAGCGCGCGGGCGGATGATCGAGGCGATGCGCCGCGCGGCGCTGGCCAACGTGGGGCAATTGGCCCGCATGGCGGTGGACGAAACTGGTTTGGGCCGCTACGAACACAAGCTGATAAAGAACCGGCTCGCCATCACCAAAACCCCTGGCATCGAGATCCTCGAGACCGAAGCCTGGACGGGCGATAACGGCCTCACCCTGTTGGAACGCGCCGCCTACGGCGTCATCGGTTCCATCACCCCCTGCACCAATCCAACGGAAACAATAATCAACAACGCTATCGGCATGATAGCCGCCGGCAACGCGGTGGTTGTGAACGCCCACCCCACAGCGAAGAAAGTGACGCTCTTCACCATCGACCTGCTGAACCGGGCGATTGTGGAGGCGGGCGGGCCGCCGAACCTGATCGCAACCGTCGCCGTGCCGACCATTGCCAGCGCGAACGAACTGATGAAACACCCCGGCATCGCGCTGCTGGTGGTCACCGGCGGCCCGGCCGTGGTGGGCGCGGCGATGGCCAGCGGCAAAAAAGTGATCGCCGCCGGGCCGGGCAATCCGCCGGTGGTGGTGGACGAGACCGCCGACCTCGCGAATGCGGCCCGCTGCATTGTGGAAGGGGCGTCGTTCGACAACAACATCGTCTGCATCGTGGAAAAAGAGATCATCGCGGTGGAGGCCATCGCGGATAAACTGCTGGCCGAACTCAAAAAATCGGGAGCCTATATCCTCAACGCGCAGCAGCTTCGGCGGCTGGAAAAGAAAATCATCAACCGCGCCCCGGCACGCGGCGGCGACCACGGCGAAGTCAATAAAGACTGGGTCGGCAAAGACGCCCGCCTCATCCTGCAATCCATCGATATCGATGTGAAAGACGACATCCGCCTCATCGTGGCCGAGGCTTCCAAAGACGATCCGATTGTGCAGATGGAATTGCTGATGCCGGTGGTCGGCTTCGTCCGCGCCGCCAACGTGAACAACGCCATCGACATCGCGGTGGAGGTCGAGCACGGCTTCCGCCACACCGCCGTGATGCACTCGAAAAACATCGATAACCTCAGCCGGATGGCGCGGGCGGTGAACACCTCCATCTTCGTGAAGAACGCGCCCTCCTTCGCGGGCCTCGGCGCGGGGGGCGAGGGGTACACCTCGTTCACCATCGCCAGTCCCACCGGCGAGGGGCTTACCACCGCGCGCCATTTTTCCCGCGAGCGGCGCTGCACGCTGAAAGATTCTTTCAGGATCATATGA